In Pongo abelii isolate AG06213 chromosome 15, NHGRI_mPonAbe1-v2.0_pri, whole genome shotgun sequence, a single window of DNA contains:
- the DLK1 gene encoding protein delta homolog 1: protein MTATEALLRVLLLLLAFGHSTYGAECFPACNPQNGFCEDDNVCRCQPGWQGPLCDQCMTSPGCLHGLCEEPGQCICTDGWDGELCDRDVRACSSTPCANNGTCVSLDDGLYECSCAPGYSGKDCQKKDGPCVINGSPCQHGGTCVDDEGRASHASCLCPPGFSGNFCEIVANSCTPNPCENDGVCTDIGGDFRCRCPAGFIDKTCSRPVTNCASSPCQNGGTCLQHTQVSYECLCKPEFTGLTCVKKRALSPQQVTRLPSGYGLAYRLTPGVHELPVQQPEHRILKVSMKELNKNTPLLTEGQAICFTILGVLTSLVVLGTVGIVFLNKCETWVSNLRYNHMLRKKKNLLLQYNSGEDLAVNIIFPEKIDMTTFSKEAGDEEI from the exons ATGACCGCGACCGAAGCCCTCCTGCGCGTCCTCTTGCTCCTGCTGGCTTTCGGCCACAGCACCTATG GGGCTGAATGCTTCCCGGCCTGCAACCCCCAAAATGGATTCTGCGAGGATGACAATGTTTGCAG GTGCCAGCCTGGCTGGCAGGGTCCCCTGTGTGACCAGTGCATGACCTCTCCCGGCTGCCTTCACGGACTCTGTGAAGAACCCGGGCAGTGCATTTGCACCGACGGCTGGGACGGGGAACTCTGTGATAGAG ATGTTCGGGCCTGCTCCTCGACCCCCTGTGCCAACAACGGGACCTGCGTGAGCCTGGACGATGGCCTCTATGAATGCTCCTGTGCCCCCGGGTACTCGGGAAAGGACTGCCAGAAAAAGGACGGGCCCTGTGTGATCAATGG CTCCCCCTGCCAGCACGGAGGCACCTGCGTGGACGATGAGGGCCGGGCCTCCCATGCCTCCTGCCTGTGCCCCCCCGGCTTCTCAGGCAATTTCTGCGAGATCGTGGCCAACAGCTGCACCCCCAACCCATGCGAGAACGACGGCGTCTGCACTGACATCGGGGGCGACTTCCGCTGCCGGTGCCCAGCCGGCTTCATCGACAAGACCTGCAGCCGCCCGGTGACCAACTGCGCCAGCAGCCCATGCCAGAATGGGGGCACCTGCCTGCAGCACACCCAGGTGAGCTACGAGTGTCTGTGCAAGCCCGAGTTCACAGGTCTCACCTGTGTCAAGAAGCGCGCGCTGAGCCCCCAGCAGGTCACCCGTCTGCCCAGCGGCTACGGGCTGGCCTACCGCCTGACCCCTGGGGTGCACGAGCTGCCGGTGCAGCAGCCCGAGCACCGCATCCTGAAGGTGTCTATGAAAGAGCTCAACAAGAATACCCCTCTCCTCACCGAGGGCCAGGCCATCTGCTTCACCATCCTGGGCGTGCTCACCAGCCTGGTggtgctgggcactgtgggtATCGTCTTCCTCAACAAGTGCGAGACCTGGGTGTCCAACCTGCGCTACAACCACATGCTGCGGAAGAAGAAGAACCTGCTGCTTCAGTACAACAGCGGGGAAGACCTGGCCGTCAACATCATCTTCCCCGAGAAGATCGACATGACCACCTTCAGCAAGGAGGCTGGCGACGAGGAGATCTAA